In Pajaroellobacter abortibovis, the following are encoded in one genomic region:
- a CDS encoding isocitrate/isopropylmalate dehydrogenase family protein encodes MHTLTLIPGDGIGPEVTEATQKILVASGVQIEWEVHQAGAAVATTQGTPLPQEVLDSIRRNKVALKGPIGTPVGKGFRSVNVTLRQELDLYANLRPIRSLPGVEPRFEGTDLIIVRENTESLYAGLELMVMPGVAQALKLITERSCLRICEFAFEHAKKLGRKKVTAVHKANIMKISDGFFLDCFRRIAARYPMIKAAEVIVDACALQMVKQANALDVIVTENLYGDILSDLGAGLVGGLGIVPGANIGYECAVFEAVHGSAPDIAGKGLANPTALIQSAIMMLHHINEMDAAHRIEQALLTVYSGKEGKTVDVGGSASTQKFTDLMCKALER; translated from the coding sequence ATGCATACACTCACACTTATCCCCGGCGACGGAATTGGACCTGAAGTAACTGAAGCAACTCAAAAAATCCTTGTAGCCTCAGGGGTGCAGATTGAATGGGAAGTCCATCAAGCAGGGGCAGCAGTAGCAACCACTCAAGGAACTCCCCTCCCTCAAGAAGTGCTCGATTCCATTCGCCGCAACAAAGTGGCGCTCAAGGGACCTATCGGAACCCCTGTTGGCAAAGGATTCCGCTCGGTCAACGTTACCCTGCGTCAAGAGCTCGATCTATACGCCAACCTGAGACCGATCCGAAGTCTGCCCGGAGTTGAGCCCAGGTTTGAGGGGACTGACCTCATCATCGTCCGAGAGAATACCGAGAGCTTGTACGCAGGGCTTGAGCTGATGGTCATGCCTGGTGTTGCACAAGCGCTCAAACTCATCACCGAACGGAGTTGTCTCCGCATTTGTGAATTCGCGTTCGAGCACGCCAAAAAACTAGGGAGGAAGAAGGTTACAGCTGTCCATAAAGCGAACATCATGAAGATTTCAGATGGCTTTTTCCTGGATTGCTTTCGCCGCATTGCAGCGCGTTATCCCATGATAAAAGCGGCAGAAGTAATTGTGGACGCCTGCGCTTTGCAGATGGTCAAACAGGCCAACGCACTGGATGTGATTGTGACAGAAAATTTGTATGGAGACATCTTGAGCGATCTCGGCGCTGGACTTGTGGGGGGACTTGGGATTGTGCCAGGAGCGAACATCGGCTATGAATGCGCTGTGTTTGAAGCTGTACACGGCAGCGCACCCGATATTGCAGGGAAAGGGTTAGCGAATCCCACTGCCTTGATTCAAAGCGCGATCATGATGCTTCATCACATCAATGAGATGGATGCCGCGCACCGCATTGAGCAGGCGCTCTTGACCGTCTACTCAGGGAAAGAAGGGAAGACGGTAGACGTCGGAGGCTCCGCATCCACGCAGAAGTTTACCGATTTAATGTGCAAAGCACTTGAACGTTGA
- a CDS encoding alpha/beta fold hydrolase, with protein sequence MTTSPTSHFIYANGLQQHVLEWVGEREPTAVAILLHGYMDAAGTWDLVAPALTSASFRVIAPDVRGFGEASHAVQGHYYYFADYIADLEALLEEMSLFKDPVLPLFMVGHSMGGIIGTLYTATFPEHIARLALLEGLGPPSEPLSASVDCMRNWLKEMKVIRATCQQEGVEGMPLEEAYRRLCLRHPRVDADVLRSRLSYLTKSVGEDRIVWCVDPRYKAAYPYPFRQDYFRAFAERIAQPVLYIHGGPTGFRPPDEKERLASFANLTQAELNQAGHMMQWTQAAQVARLLIRFWGQGRVDDASESG encoded by the coding sequence ATGACAACATCTCCAACTTCTCATTTTATCTACGCGAACGGTCTTCAACAACATGTGCTTGAATGGGTAGGCGAGAGGGAACCTACTGCAGTTGCTATCCTTTTGCATGGCTATATGGATGCTGCTGGAACATGGGATCTTGTTGCTCCCGCATTGACTTCCGCTTCTTTTCGCGTGATTGCACCCGATGTGCGGGGGTTTGGAGAAGCGTCTCATGCTGTGCAAGGGCATTATTACTACTTTGCGGATTATATTGCGGATCTCGAAGCTTTATTGGAGGAGATGAGCCTTTTCAAAGATCCTGTTCTCCCGCTTTTCATGGTGGGCCATTCGATGGGGGGAATTATCGGTACCCTGTACACCGCAACCTTTCCAGAACATATCGCTCGGTTGGCGCTGTTGGAAGGGCTCGGCCCTCCATCTGAGCCATTGAGCGCTTCGGTCGATTGTATGCGCAACTGGCTCAAGGAGATGAAAGTGATCCGAGCTACTTGTCAACAGGAAGGAGTGGAAGGGATGCCTCTTGAAGAGGCGTACCGCCGCCTCTGCCTGCGCCATCCTAGGGTCGATGCAGACGTTTTGAGAAGCCGCCTCTCTTACCTCACCAAATCCGTTGGGGAAGATCGTATCGTGTGGTGTGTGGATCCGCGTTACAAAGCGGCTTATCCTTATCCCTTTAGACAGGATTACTTCCGAGCCTTTGCTGAGCGGATCGCTCAGCCGGTATTGTATATCCATGGAGGTCCTACGGGATTTCGTCCTCCGGATGAAAAAGAACGGCTCGCTTCCTTTGCCAACCTCACTCAGGCTGAGCTCAATCAAGCTGGGCACATGATGCAGTGGACTCAGGCGGCGCAAGTTGCACGGCTTTTGATCCGTTTCTGGGGACAGGGGCGAGTCGACGATGCTTCTGAATCCGGCTAG
- a CDS encoding peptidylprolyl isomerase produces the protein MLHVLRKRGVTATVYMVLIAAIAVVFAIQLRPALTKSKNPFLQGCAARVKGRCIELKSQRAAYLLLVPRDDQGQPLKKQADKMGLNRIVLEGLIKRELLMKRANELGFRVTEEEVTDSLYNGFIQVSLPHHQTDFPYFSHIPEGKIYVGFRNPATQKFDLKIYERTLRWMLGYSPEEFREEQKKELLAAKLLEFVQLSVRLSDQEIWQSYAFEHDQVILTSIAVLPSFAARYGLSKGADRWSEWAKEKTHAERIADLVKTRQEEESPKAGHIRHILVNCPPHGSEEQKQAALFKLASAADRIRRGEPFAQVARDVSEDIGSASRGGDVGDRLENFVPPFRKAAEQLSPGQVTKNAIQTLFGYHLIFKDDPQAPSPSEEALRNAIARELYQKEKGGEEAHTLASMILHQIRDKQKEGEAAITDALRTLSKRSDPIPHLSVQPYTEEITSSEEQKAASTQARGKKDAFLFSPPPRTVLNDPERPKLTPLAPFQNQERALSALLRIDPQTEKKLREFAFKAQKGALFPEPVQVDDHWVLLQLKEHISATQQDYDKERDSYTQKLLAIKQQEAVALYTQQLWNEAKGEIKIYSSNHHADTESTEKSSVSEEAEEDETG, from the coding sequence ATGCTTCATGTGCTTCGAAAGAGAGGTGTCACAGCAACCGTTTATATGGTGCTCATTGCAGCTATAGCGGTTGTCTTCGCGATCCAGCTTCGACCTGCTCTCACGAAAAGCAAAAATCCTTTTCTTCAAGGGTGCGCTGCGCGCGTTAAAGGGCGTTGCATTGAACTCAAGAGTCAACGCGCTGCTTATCTCCTCCTTGTTCCACGTGATGATCAAGGGCAGCCTTTAAAAAAGCAGGCTGACAAGATGGGACTCAACCGGATCGTTCTCGAAGGGCTTATCAAGCGAGAACTCCTGATGAAGCGGGCCAACGAGCTCGGATTTCGCGTCACAGAAGAAGAGGTCACCGATTCACTGTACAATGGATTCATTCAGGTGAGCCTCCCTCACCATCAGACAGATTTCCCTTATTTCTCGCACATTCCGGAAGGGAAAATCTATGTGGGCTTCCGCAATCCAGCAACACAAAAGTTCGATCTGAAGATCTACGAACGGACCCTGCGTTGGATGCTCGGATACTCCCCTGAGGAATTCCGAGAGGAACAGAAAAAAGAACTGCTCGCAGCCAAATTGCTCGAGTTTGTTCAGTTGTCCGTACGGCTCAGCGATCAAGAAATCTGGCAGAGTTATGCCTTCGAACACGATCAGGTGATATTGACGTCCATCGCTGTGCTCCCTTCTTTTGCAGCACGTTACGGGCTTTCAAAAGGAGCGGATAGATGGAGCGAATGGGCAAAAGAGAAAACGCACGCAGAGCGGATTGCAGATCTCGTGAAGACCCGACAGGAGGAAGAGAGCCCTAAGGCAGGCCATATTCGACATATTCTTGTCAACTGTCCCCCCCATGGCTCAGAAGAGCAAAAACAGGCAGCGCTTTTTAAATTAGCCAGCGCTGCGGATCGAATCCGCCGCGGAGAGCCATTCGCACAGGTTGCACGCGATGTTTCAGAGGACATAGGCAGCGCCTCTCGAGGGGGTGATGTTGGCGATCGTTTAGAGAATTTTGTCCCTCCTTTCCGAAAAGCAGCAGAACAGCTATCTCCAGGTCAGGTGACCAAGAACGCCATCCAGACCTTATTTGGATATCATCTGATCTTCAAAGACGATCCTCAAGCCCCTTCCCCTTCTGAGGAGGCACTCCGCAACGCTATCGCTCGTGAATTATATCAAAAAGAAAAAGGGGGAGAAGAGGCACACACACTCGCTTCGATGATTCTTCATCAAATTCGAGACAAACAAAAAGAGGGGGAGGCTGCTATCACAGATGCATTGCGGACGCTCTCCAAGCGTTCTGATCCGATCCCCCATCTCTCTGTACAGCCTTACACTGAGGAGATTACTTCTTCAGAAGAACAAAAAGCAGCATCAACTCAGGCACGAGGCAAGAAAGACGCTTTTCTCTTCTCTCCCCCTCCACGCACAGTACTCAACGATCCTGAGCGTCCCAAGCTCACCCCACTCGCCCCTTTCCAGAATCAAGAAAGAGCTCTTTCCGCTCTCCTGAGAATCGATCCGCAAACAGAAAAGAAACTGCGCGAGTTTGCTTTCAAGGCACAAAAAGGGGCCCTGTTCCCCGAGCCAGTACAGGTTGACGATCACTGGGTCCTGTTGCAGTTGAAAGAGCACATCTCTGCAACCCAACAGGACTATGACAAAGAGCGGGATAGCTATACGCAAAAGCTCTTGGCTATTAAGCAGCAAGAGGCGGTTGCCCTTTATACTCAACAGCTCTGGAATGAAGCGAAAGGGGAGATCAAGATCTACTCTTCCAATCACCATGCTGATACCGAGAGTACAGAGAAATCTTCCGTTTCAGAAGAAGCAGAAGAGGATGAGACGGGATAG
- a CDS encoding sigma-54 interaction domain-containing protein, which produces MACPSMVEVFRKLQKVATTDISVLITGETGTRKEIIAREIHCRSVRSNRPFIAANCVAIPKNLIESEPFGHVKGAFTGATSSRAGKFQEADKGTLFLDEIGEPPFNLQVKLLRALQERTVTRVGDSKPQKVVNIRAIAATHRILEDKIRNGHFREDLYYRLNVVNLWLPPLRDREDDVIVIAKMLLNQYASEFNSPIKGFSPQALALIKKHSWLGNIRQLENKIKKAVVLCEKPLLGPEDLNIEEERKTVILTLEKAKEEFHRKYVLNVLQRNNENRTQTARDLGIDPRTIFRYLEREPTAHLNPGKERLQRVHPHDPLTPKRTSTSIHHHPPITTEERESEWV; this is translated from the coding sequence GTGGCTTGCCCCTCTATGGTAGAAGTGTTTCGCAAGCTCCAAAAAGTAGCTACAACCGATATCAGCGTTTTGATCACAGGAGAAACAGGGACCAGGAAAGAGATCATCGCGCGAGAAATCCACTGCCGCTCAGTGCGATCAAATAGGCCTTTTATAGCTGCCAATTGCGTAGCAATCCCTAAAAACCTCATTGAAAGTGAACCATTTGGTCATGTCAAAGGGGCTTTTACAGGCGCAACATCATCCCGAGCAGGCAAATTCCAAGAAGCGGATAAAGGGACTCTCTTTTTGGATGAAATCGGAGAGCCTCCATTCAATCTGCAAGTCAAACTCCTGCGTGCGCTACAGGAACGCACTGTCACACGCGTTGGAGATTCTAAACCACAAAAAGTGGTGAATATTCGTGCGATAGCAGCCACCCACCGGATCCTGGAAGACAAAATCCGCAACGGCCATTTTCGAGAAGATCTCTATTACCGACTGAACGTAGTCAACCTTTGGCTTCCACCCCTACGAGATCGCGAAGATGATGTTATCGTCATCGCCAAAATGCTTCTCAATCAATATGCCTCGGAATTTAATTCTCCCATCAAAGGCTTCAGCCCACAAGCACTGGCGCTGATTAAAAAACATTCCTGGCTTGGAAATATTCGTCAGCTTGAAAACAAAATTAAAAAAGCGGTTGTTCTCTGCGAAAAACCTCTATTAGGTCCAGAAGATCTCAATATCGAAGAAGAAAGAAAGACGGTGATCCTGACTCTTGAAAAAGCCAAAGAAGAGTTCCACCGCAAGTATGTCCTCAACGTTCTACAGCGCAATAACGAAAATCGAACCCAAACAGCGCGCGATCTAGGAATCGATCCTCGCACCATTTTTCGCTACCTCGAGCGGGAACCGACTGCTCATCTGAATCCAGGGAAAGAGCGGCTCCAAAGAGTACATCCACACGATCCCTTAACTCCTAAAAGAACCTCAACGAGCATTCACCATCACCCACCTATCACGACGGAGGAGAGAGAGTCGGAGTGGGTCTAA
- a CDS encoding UPF0158 family protein — MHVCVTSDGNYLGLDPVSSREQYRWMQRFIPLVVDEELHAKLQQAIDGRGAFLRFKDVLMMPTEEHEPWFAFRSDRLRTFMGEWLEANAIRVTVRPYWKAAPGGPESERDSCVGSQPLRAPTSSAGLDSPRMVFERWVRSVRFFAVNFMS; from the coding sequence ATGCATGTGTGTGTTACATCGGATGGAAATTATTTGGGCCTCGATCCGGTTAGTTCTCGCGAACAGTACCGATGGATGCAGCGATTTATCCCTTTGGTAGTCGATGAAGAATTACATGCGAAACTTCAGCAGGCTATTGATGGGAGGGGGGCATTTCTTCGTTTTAAAGATGTTCTGATGATGCCAACAGAAGAACATGAACCGTGGTTTGCCTTTCGTAGCGATCGACTTCGCACGTTTATGGGAGAGTGGCTCGAGGCTAATGCGATTCGGGTTACCGTTCGTCCGTATTGGAAGGCCGCTCCCGGTGGACCGGAAAGCGAAAGAGACTCCTGCGTCGGCAGTCAACCTCTCCGCGCGCCGACTTCCTCTGCGGGACTTGATTCTCCCAGAATGGTGTTTGAGCGATGGGTTCGGAGCGTGAGGTTTTTCGCTGTCAACTTTATGAGTTGA
- a CDS encoding phosphoenolpyruvate carboxykinase (GTP), protein MTENHLVSNPFLLQWVNEIAQLTKPDQIVWCNGSDEEKERLTREAVEKEILLPLNHKKLPGCYFASSHPNDVARVEHLTFICTPTQEEAKPINHWMAPSEAYGKLRTLLEGSMKGRVMYVLPYLMGLPGSPMSKVGVEITDSLYVVLNMRIMTRMGRVALDVLGNSPDFNRGLHALLDCHPDRRYICHFPQDNTIWSVGSGYGGNVLLGKKCLALRIGSYLGKREGWLAEHMLIVGIENPQGEITYMTAAFPSACGKTNLAMLIPPASFKGWKVWTVGDDIAWMKVGEDGRLWAINPEAGYFGVAPGTNYTSNPNAMETIRKNTLYTNVARTLDGDVWWEGKTEEPPDNLIDWQGRPWKKGSSEKAAHPNSRFTAPIHNNPVLSKFAEDPKGVPISAIIFGGRRKDTMPLVLQSFHWTHGVFMGATMGSETTSAAIGQVGVVRRDPMAMLPFCGYNMGDYLQHWLDMQAHITDPPAIFTVNWFRQDQKGRYLWPGFGENMRVLKWIIDRVKGCCGGKETPFGWVPRAGDIDVEGLSLSPEQFEEVTRINLEEWKRELEQQEEFFDQLGPTLPKPLKLTRELLIERLRSLQTFQTEHKARKKKDC, encoded by the coding sequence ATGACAGAAAATCATCTTGTTTCCAATCCTTTCCTTCTGCAGTGGGTTAATGAAATTGCTCAGCTTACAAAACCGGATCAGATTGTTTGGTGTAATGGTTCTGATGAAGAAAAAGAGCGATTGACGCGAGAAGCTGTTGAAAAAGAGATTCTCCTCCCACTCAACCATAAAAAATTACCTGGCTGCTATTTTGCAAGTTCTCATCCCAACGATGTAGCTCGCGTCGAACATTTGACTTTTATCTGCACACCTACTCAGGAAGAAGCTAAACCGATCAACCACTGGATGGCCCCATCGGAAGCCTACGGTAAGCTCCGCACGCTGCTGGAGGGATCGATGAAAGGGAGAGTGATGTATGTCCTCCCCTATCTCATGGGGCTCCCTGGTTCTCCAATGTCAAAGGTCGGCGTCGAGATCACAGACAGTCTCTATGTTGTGCTCAACATGCGGATCATGACCCGCATGGGGCGTGTAGCGCTGGACGTTTTGGGTAACTCTCCTGACTTTAATCGAGGGCTACACGCGCTGCTCGATTGTCATCCAGACAGAAGATACATCTGTCACTTTCCACAAGACAACACCATATGGTCTGTCGGTAGCGGTTACGGGGGGAATGTTCTTCTCGGAAAAAAGTGTCTCGCTCTCCGGATCGGCTCATATCTCGGTAAGAGAGAAGGGTGGCTTGCAGAGCATATGCTGATTGTGGGGATTGAAAACCCACAAGGAGAAATCACCTATATGACAGCGGCTTTCCCGAGCGCTTGTGGGAAGACCAATCTAGCTATGCTGATCCCTCCCGCCTCCTTTAAAGGATGGAAAGTCTGGACGGTGGGCGATGATATCGCCTGGATGAAAGTCGGGGAGGATGGAAGGCTTTGGGCCATCAATCCAGAAGCTGGCTACTTCGGTGTAGCTCCTGGAACTAACTACACTTCCAACCCCAACGCCATGGAGACCATTCGAAAAAATACGCTCTATACAAACGTAGCACGCACACTTGACGGAGATGTATGGTGGGAAGGAAAGACAGAAGAGCCTCCGGACAACTTGATCGACTGGCAGGGGCGCCCTTGGAAGAAGGGGTCTTCGGAAAAAGCAGCCCACCCCAATTCTCGGTTTACCGCTCCGATTCACAACAATCCTGTTCTCTCGAAATTTGCCGAGGATCCCAAAGGGGTTCCGATCTCGGCTATTATTTTTGGAGGTCGGCGCAAGGATACGATGCCTCTTGTGCTTCAGTCTTTCCACTGGACCCATGGAGTGTTCATGGGGGCCACGATGGGTTCTGAGACGACTTCGGCGGCGATAGGACAGGTCGGGGTTGTCAGGCGAGACCCAATGGCGATGCTTCCCTTCTGCGGTTATAATATGGGGGATTATCTCCAGCACTGGCTGGACATGCAAGCTCACATTACGGATCCACCTGCCATTTTTACGGTGAACTGGTTTCGTCAGGATCAAAAGGGACGCTACTTGTGGCCCGGGTTTGGCGAGAACATGCGGGTGCTCAAGTGGATCATCGATCGGGTCAAGGGATGCTGCGGGGGGAAGGAGACTCCGTTCGGGTGGGTTCCTCGGGCAGGTGACATTGATGTCGAAGGGTTGTCTCTGTCTCCTGAGCAATTCGAGGAAGTTACCCGAATCAACCTTGAAGAATGGAAGCGAGAGCTGGAACAGCAGGAGGAATTTTTTGACCAACTTGGCCCTACCCTTCCTAAGCCTCTCAAGTTAACTCGAGAGCTTCTTATCGAGCGTCTTCGCTCCCTTCAGACATTCCAAACAGAACACAAAGCGAGAAAGAAAAAAGATTGCTAA
- a CDS encoding GAF domain-containing protein yields the protein MNLHAQENIWIPLLSTLLLLASTLFVQHFEGLHKLHEFSEKLMVTKGLDPLLETLLDSTIEVTGAEKGFLPLLNNPLACTASHSAGKGKKRPMIISRHIRQHTEAADDQTISDSIVAKVLQIGRPLMVSDTINDAQFNKSESVVTLKPSSVMCASLIAQGMVMGALYVGNDRIKVFLRKTS from the coding sequence ATGAACCTCCATGCGCAAGAGAATATCTGGATCCCCCTCCTCTCGACTCTTCTTCTGCTTGCTTCTACGCTTTTTGTCCAGCATTTCGAAGGCCTTCACAAACTACACGAGTTCAGCGAAAAATTGATGGTCACCAAGGGGCTTGATCCGCTGCTTGAAACCTTATTGGACTCCACCATTGAAGTGACTGGAGCAGAAAAAGGCTTTCTTCCGCTCTTGAACAACCCACTAGCATGTACAGCATCCCATTCAGCAGGAAAAGGGAAAAAACGTCCCATGATTATCTCCCGACACATCCGACAGCATACCGAGGCCGCTGATGACCAGACGATCTCCGATAGCATCGTCGCCAAAGTACTTCAAATAGGACGGCCGCTTATGGTGAGTGATACCATTAATGATGCACAATTCAATAAAAGCGAAAGCGTCGTAACGCTCAAACCCTCCAGCGTGATGTGCGCTTCGCTCATCGCCCAGGGGATGGTGATGGGGGCTCTCTACGTCGGCAACGATCGCATCAAGGTTTTTTTAAGAAAAACCAGTTAG
- a CDS encoding M16 family metallopeptidase gives MAQFTDLGLNIQQTTLDNGLRVVTVAQPHLHTAHLTLFVRAGSRFETRESHGLSHFLEHMVYRGTKRLPSAHAIGLSFERLGSFLYASTQADSTTFSASVPPESLEQVSLLCGEVIGSPQFYDIDIEKKVVCEEILEDLDEYGRPINPDNLSRALIYPHHPLGLTIPGDAQTVSSFEESMLHAHHTLHYTGASCVLVLSGALDPQRSLEWAERAFAYFPRGSVLSTPPPVHRQKKARLKIVRHPSSQTALRLCFRAIAETDSRYPALELLLRIIDDGMSTRLYHQICNQKGLCYDVSSGYDGYEDDGIIDFAAYAHHTQVPLVAQGILSLLHELATQGPYQEELDQAYQRCCWDLRSMLDSPEDIASSYGYGLLANRFQTSEQKLAVLRQVTCPDVQEMARMLIQPSRLNVVAVGLLPREARQRLSDIVHGWEGA, from the coding sequence TTGGCACAATTCACAGATCTAGGTCTCAACATACAACAGACAACACTTGACAACGGGCTGCGTGTCGTTACGGTTGCTCAGCCCCACTTGCATACGGCTCATTTAACACTTTTTGTACGTGCAGGGTCCCGCTTTGAAACACGCGAAAGCCATGGACTCAGCCACTTTCTGGAACATATGGTTTACAGAGGTACCAAACGTCTCCCGAGCGCTCATGCGATCGGCCTCTCCTTTGAACGCCTGGGCAGCTTCCTCTACGCATCCACACAAGCGGATAGCACGACGTTTTCAGCCTCTGTTCCGCCTGAGTCGCTTGAACAAGTCTCCCTTCTTTGCGGAGAAGTGATCGGTTCCCCGCAATTTTACGATATCGATATTGAAAAGAAGGTAGTCTGTGAAGAGATCCTAGAAGATCTCGATGAGTATGGAAGGCCGATCAATCCCGACAATCTCTCTCGAGCTCTGATCTACCCCCACCATCCTTTAGGATTAACCATCCCAGGCGACGCGCAGACAGTTTCTTCGTTTGAAGAAAGCATGCTCCATGCTCATCACACGCTCCATTATACGGGGGCATCTTGCGTTTTAGTCTTATCAGGAGCGCTCGATCCGCAGCGCAGCTTAGAATGGGCCGAGCGCGCTTTCGCTTATTTCCCCAGAGGGTCTGTTCTCTCCACCCCTCCACCTGTACATCGCCAGAAAAAAGCACGCCTTAAGATTGTGCGACACCCTTCGAGTCAAACGGCGCTGCGCCTGTGTTTTCGCGCTATTGCAGAGACTGACTCTCGGTACCCTGCCCTCGAGTTGCTACTCCGTATCATCGACGATGGGATGTCGACACGTCTCTACCATCAGATCTGCAACCAAAAAGGGCTCTGTTATGATGTATCCTCTGGATACGACGGATATGAAGATGACGGAATCATCGATTTTGCAGCCTACGCTCACCACACACAGGTCCCCTTGGTCGCCCAAGGGATCCTTTCTCTTCTACATGAATTAGCTACGCAGGGTCCTTATCAAGAAGAACTCGACCAAGCCTATCAGCGCTGCTGCTGGGATCTGCGATCCATGCTCGATTCCCCTGAAGACATAGCTAGTTCTTATGGATATGGGCTCTTGGCCAACCGCTTTCAAACTTCCGAGCAGAAGCTCGCAGTTCTCCGGCAAGTAACCTGTCCAGACGTCCAAGAAATGGCTCGCATGCTGATTCAGCCCTCGCGTCTCAATGTAGTAGCCGTAGGGCTCTTACCGAGAGAAGCGCGCCAAAGGCTCTCTGATATCGTCCATGGGTGGGAAGGGGCCTAG